One window of the Bradyrhizobium septentrionale genome contains the following:
- the tnpB gene encoding IS66 family insertion sequence element accessory protein TnpB (TnpB, as the term is used for proteins encoded by IS66 family insertion elements, is considered an accessory protein, since TnpC, encoded by a neighboring gene, is a DDE family transposase.), whose amino-acid sequence MIAIPGNVRVWLATGHTDMRRGFPSLARLVQESLKRDPHAGDLYVFRGRRGDLIKIIWHDGQGACLFTKRLERGRFLWPSMADGVVTISVAQLSYLLSGIDWRMPQATWRPRASG is encoded by the coding sequence ATGATTGCGATACCGGGTAATGTGCGGGTGTGGCTTGCGACCGGCCACACCGATATGCGCCGCGGCTTCCCGAGCCTCGCGCGTCTGGTCCAGGAGAGTTTGAAGCGTGATCCGCATGCCGGTGATCTCTATGTTTTTAGAGGCCGCCGCGGCGACCTGATCAAGATCATCTGGCATGATGGCCAAGGCGCGTGTCTGTTCACGAAGCGGCTGGAGCGAGGCCGCTTTTTGTGGCCATCAATGGCGGATGGCGTTGTGACGATCAGCGTTGCGCAGCTATCCTATCTCCTCTCCGGAATTGATTGGCGGATGCCGCAGGCAACCTGGCGTCCACGGGCTTCCGGTTAA
- a CDS encoding tyrosine-type recombinase/integrase: MEIGLARDDFLLHCSVERRLSENTLRAYSGDLSDFFAWLSVKENTEVSTDTLKAYLQVMVSDRELTTSTVRRRMACLRAFFRRAVDQGRGKNPFDGWKLALPKRRILPKALSRGEVASLLSRSAAPSTDAGIVEEGLGTALRLIVATGLRVGELCRLRVLDVVTDGTSLRVHGKGSRDRVVYITDLELRATLQRLAQRRFCLGGSHAPLFLNRRGSQMKPQSIRLRLHRAAALAGLARRITPHMLRHTAATLLMEMGVDIRIVQRLLGHSTIATTEIYTHVSDETLRLSLAKADVLGSLGSAYP; this comes from the coding sequence ATGGAGATCGGACTGGCGCGCGACGATTTCCTGCTACACTGCTCGGTCGAGAGGCGGCTCTCAGAGAATACGTTGCGAGCCTATTCAGGCGATTTATCGGATTTCTTTGCGTGGCTGTCAGTGAAGGAAAACACAGAGGTCAGTACCGATACGCTGAAGGCCTATCTGCAAGTGATGGTTTCGGACAGAGAGTTGACGACCTCCACCGTTCGACGGCGGATGGCGTGCTTGCGTGCCTTCTTCCGAAGAGCCGTTGACCAAGGTCGTGGTAAAAATCCGTTCGACGGTTGGAAGCTTGCCTTACCCAAGCGAAGAATCCTTCCGAAAGCCCTCTCTCGCGGCGAGGTGGCGTCGTTGTTGTCACGGTCGGCGGCGCCCTCGACGGATGCAGGCATAGTGGAGGAGGGGCTCGGCACAGCCCTTCGGCTTATTGTTGCAACCGGCCTTCGTGTTGGCGAGCTTTGCCGCTTACGCGTTCTTGACGTGGTCACCGATGGCACATCCTTGCGGGTGCACGGCAAAGGTTCTCGGGATCGTGTTGTCTACATCACGGATCTTGAATTGCGCGCAACCCTTCAGCGGTTGGCACAAAGGAGGTTCTGCCTTGGAGGATCGCATGCGCCGTTATTCTTGAACCGCCGTGGGTCGCAAATGAAGCCGCAATCGATACGGTTGCGCTTGCACCGCGCTGCGGCGTTAGCCGGTTTAGCGCGCCGCATTACCCCTCACATGCTGCGGCACACAGCAGCTACGCTCCTTATGGAGATGGGAGTCGATATCCGGATCGTTCAGCGGCTGCTTGGTCACTCAACGATAGCGACCACCGAAATCTACACGCATGTCTCCGACGAAACGCTACGCTTGTCTCTGGCAAAAGCCGATGTGCTTGGCTCGTTGGGATCAGCGTATCCGTAG
- the tnpA gene encoding IS66-like element accessory protein TnpA — MRVEVLGGLERRRRWSQDDKARIVEETLAPGAKVTAVARRNGVAASLVFTWRRQARTSEQVAPSFAPVQIAATEAEETPKLLPAGDSRGRSVVAARTGLIEIDLGNRRRIRVDSHVDPEALARVLEVLERR; from the coding sequence ATGCGGGTCGAGGTTTTGGGCGGGCTGGAGCGTCGGCGGCGTTGGTCGCAGGATGACAAGGCACGGATTGTCGAGGAGACGTTGGCGCCGGGCGCAAAGGTGACAGCGGTTGCACGTCGCAACGGAGTAGCGGCCAGCCTGGTGTTCACCTGGCGTCGTCAAGCGCGGACATCCGAGCAGGTCGCACCGTCTTTTGCGCCGGTGCAGATCGCCGCCACGGAGGCGGAGGAAACTCCGAAGCTCTTACCTGCGGGTGATAGCCGAGGGCGGTCTGTAGTGGCCGCGCGTACTGGATTGATCGAGATCGACCTCGGTAACCGGCGACGGATCCGAGTGGATTCGCACGTCGATCCAGAAGCGCTGGCGCGGGTCCTCGAGGTACTTGAGCGCCGATGA
- the tnpC gene encoding IS66 family transposase encodes MIIAQREQLTLAKSEVTVGRLEIERLKLMLAKARREQFGQSSERGKLLVEQLELAIEDLEETQAEQETKAELAAPEAAKQQRVQNPRPPRRPLPDNLPIERIVEPAPCVCGKCGSERLHKLGEVVSKTLECEPRRWKIIEHVREKFSCRDCEAITEAPAPSHPIPRGFAGPSLLAMVLVNKFLLHQPLNRQSKTYAREGIEIDVSTLADRIGACVVALDPIIEAIRIHVMSAERIHGDDTTVPVLAKLKTVTGRIWTYVRDDRPFGGTDPPAALFYYSRNRAGEHPQSHLAGYVGLMQADAFDGYNQLYKAQRKPAPILEAACWSHGRRKFFDLAKSGEAPIASEAVRRIDILFEIERTINGKTPEQRLAVRRDKSRPIVADLEIWMRQQRTLLSSGNDTAKAINYLLNRWAAFTRFLDDGRVCLSNNAAERALRGVAVGRRNWTFAGSDAGGHRAAAVYTLIETCKMNDVDPQAWLADVLARLPDHPVNKVADLLPWNWKATQQSTAAAA; translated from the coding sequence ATGATCATTGCGCAGCGCGAGCAGCTGACGCTGGCGAAGAGCGAGGTGACCGTCGGCCGGCTGGAGATCGAGCGGCTGAAGCTGATGCTGGCCAAGGCACGGCGAGAACAGTTCGGGCAATCTTCTGAGCGCGGCAAGCTGCTGGTCGAGCAGCTCGAACTCGCCATCGAGGATCTTGAAGAGACCCAGGCTGAGCAGGAAACCAAGGCCGAGCTCGCAGCGCCGGAAGCCGCCAAACAGCAGCGCGTGCAAAATCCACGGCCGCCGCGACGTCCGTTGCCGGACAATCTACCGATCGAACGCATCGTCGAACCCGCTCCTTGCGTATGTGGCAAGTGCGGCAGCGAGCGACTGCACAAGCTCGGCGAGGTGGTATCGAAGACCCTGGAATGTGAGCCACGGCGCTGGAAGATTATCGAGCATGTCCGCGAAAAGTTCTCCTGCCGGGATTGTGAGGCAATCACCGAGGCGCCGGCGCCCTCCCATCCGATCCCGCGAGGCTTTGCCGGGCCGAGCCTGCTGGCGATGGTGCTGGTCAACAAGTTCCTGCTGCACCAGCCGTTGAACCGACAGAGCAAGACCTATGCCCGCGAAGGGATCGAGATCGACGTCTCGACCCTGGCGGATCGGATCGGCGCCTGCGTGGTGGCACTCGATCCCATCATTGAGGCGATCCGGATCCACGTCATGAGCGCGGAACGCATCCACGGCGACGATACGACGGTGCCGGTGCTGGCCAAGCTCAAGACGGTTACCGGCCGGATCTGGACCTATGTTCGCGATGACCGGCCGTTTGGCGGCACGGATCCGCCGGCGGCCCTGTTCTACTACTCACGCAACCGGGCTGGAGAACACCCGCAAAGCCATCTTGCCGGCTATGTCGGCCTCATGCAGGCCGATGCCTTCGATGGGTATAACCAGCTCTACAAGGCCCAAAGGAAGCCAGCTCCGATCCTTGAAGCGGCCTGTTGGAGCCACGGCCGCAGAAAGTTCTTCGACTTGGCGAAATCTGGAGAGGCGCCGATTGCCAGCGAGGCCGTGCGACGCATCGATATCCTTTTCGAGATCGAGCGCACCATCAACGGCAAAACGCCGGAACAGCGGCTTGCGGTACGTCGTGATAAGTCGAGGCCGATCGTCGCCGATCTCGAAATCTGGATGCGTCAGCAGCGAACCTTGCTCTCATCAGGCAACGATACTGCAAAGGCGATCAACTACCTGCTCAACCGTTGGGCGGCGTTCACCCGCTTCCTGGACGATGGTCGCGTCTGCCTCTCGAACAACGCTGCCGAACGAGCGTTACGCGGTGTGGCTGTCGGAAGACGAAATTGGACCTTCGCCGGTTCAGATGCCGGCGGCCATCGCGCCGCCGCCGTCTATACCCTGATCGAAACCTGCAAGATGAACGACGTTGATCCGCAAGCCTGGCTCGCGGATGTGTTGGCCAGGCTTCCAGATCACCCCGTCAACAAAGTCGCCGACCTGCTCCCGTGGAATTGGAAGGCGACCCAACAGTCCACAGCGGCTGCCGCCTGA
- a CDS encoding S41 family peptidase, protein MADTHGISVEANDRKAAGQQAEEIIRSPAGLEIAKTFALGGATVDAAMVYSVEDRRRVLAQVSFALDNFYVHLPRKKSIYGFDPVRALALLRLRGEALTDGEFHESLVEILARVRDRHVMFFGRSPYGYSAVLPFTIETCWENGNELYVVTKIDAGTSQKTLSVGTRVSHWNGIPIDRYVRLNANLFDGGNEAASVARSLAFLTHRPLTQFGPPLEEWVDLRFLDRNGAMAEERFAWIGFDVATLPSAPALGRNLTGFGGDVLLMDLQTARRVRSAPQTFDALQPLQPVAPPLGVPVIQGRGANGVFDYGTLATHDGTFAYLRFWSFSANNVDDLVDALAPVLGTLPQDGLVFDMRGNTGGYIAAGERLLQLFGARPIVPARFQFRITDATRAMAEASDEFAPWRPSFVEAFGTGEEYTRGIPIEGDEADYNKVGRKYAGPVVLISDALAFSTADIFAAGFIDNGIGTVICTDANMAAAGGNNWGWDVVRLFNPDFRVDGKFKVDFNSGKLSKQVRDAFNALGISLSNGSTLSPGRPQFDGTVWTIQDGALTHLVRDVPWMSPDLEVYLAKSPAGLADLPSGIYLSLTMRRALRVKANEGRVLEDVGIVPDIVYHMTLRDVLEKNQDLLERAGKELIGVAIA, encoded by the coding sequence ATGGCAGACACCCACGGAATATCTGTCGAGGCGAATGATCGCAAAGCTGCGGGGCAACAAGCAGAAGAAATCATCCGATCGCCAGCTGGCCTCGAGATTGCGAAGACGTTTGCTCTTGGGGGCGCGACAGTCGACGCGGCCATGGTCTATTCAGTCGAAGACCGACGGCGTGTACTCGCGCAAGTGTCTTTCGCTCTCGACAACTTCTATGTTCATCTGCCTCGAAAAAAATCGATCTACGGCTTTGACCCGGTGCGGGCTTTGGCACTTCTGCGCCTTCGGGGCGAGGCGCTCACTGATGGCGAATTTCATGAATCTCTCGTCGAGATCCTCGCCCGCGTGAGAGATCGACATGTCATGTTCTTTGGCCGGTCGCCTTACGGATACTCAGCCGTCCTACCGTTTACAATCGAGACCTGTTGGGAAAATGGAAACGAACTCTATGTTGTGACCAAGATTGATGCTGGCACAAGCCAGAAAACCCTTTCGGTAGGTACACGCGTAAGCCATTGGAACGGTATCCCCATAGACCGCTATGTACGTTTGAACGCAAACCTGTTCGATGGAGGGAATGAGGCTGCATCGGTCGCGCGCAGCCTTGCCTTTCTGACGCATCGGCCGCTCACGCAATTCGGTCCACCGCTCGAGGAATGGGTGGACCTACGCTTCCTGGATAGGAACGGTGCGATGGCGGAAGAGCGATTTGCCTGGATAGGATTCGACGTGGCCACGCTTCCGAGCGCGCCGGCGCTCGGTCGTAACCTGACCGGGTTTGGCGGCGACGTTCTTCTTATGGATCTTCAAACGGCGCGCCGCGTGCGCTCGGCTCCTCAGACGTTTGATGCTTTACAACCGTTGCAGCCTGTAGCCCCGCCGCTCGGTGTTCCGGTCATCCAAGGCCGCGGTGCGAATGGGGTCTTCGATTATGGCACGCTGGCCACTCACGACGGTACGTTCGCCTATCTGCGATTTTGGTCGTTCAGCGCCAACAACGTCGACGATCTTGTCGACGCCTTGGCTCCGGTGCTCGGCACGCTGCCGCAGGATGGACTTGTATTTGATATGCGTGGCAATACGGGCGGATACATCGCTGCGGGCGAGCGGTTACTTCAGCTCTTTGGCGCAAGGCCGATCGTACCAGCGCGGTTTCAGTTTCGTATCACTGACGCGACCCGGGCCATGGCCGAAGCGAGCGACGAATTCGCACCATGGCGCCCTTCCTTCGTTGAAGCGTTTGGCACCGGCGAGGAATATACCCGGGGTATTCCAATTGAGGGAGACGAGGCGGACTACAACAAAGTGGGACGCAAATACGCAGGTCCAGTGGTTCTCATCAGTGATGCGCTTGCGTTCAGCACCGCGGACATATTCGCGGCCGGCTTTATCGATAACGGCATCGGTACGGTGATCTGTACCGACGCCAACATGGCCGCTGCCGGTGGAAATAACTGGGGTTGGGATGTCGTGCGGCTGTTCAATCCGGATTTTCGGGTCGACGGCAAGTTCAAAGTCGATTTCAACAGCGGCAAGCTATCGAAACAGGTCAGGGACGCCTTCAACGCACTCGGCATCTCTTTATCGAATGGATCGACACTGTCCCCTGGCCGCCCGCAGTTCGATGGCACGGTATGGACCATCCAGGACGGCGCGTTGACCCATTTGGTCCGCGACGTGCCCTGGATGAGCCCCGATCTGGAAGTGTATCTCGCAAAGAGCCCGGCCGGCCTAGCCGATCTACCTTCGGGCATCTACCTCAGTCTCACAATGCGCCGCGCGCTACGCGTAAAGGCCAACGAAGGCCGTGTCTTGGAGGATGTCGGCATCGTTCCCGATATCGTCTATCACATGACACTACGGGACGTGCTGGAAAAGAACCAAGATTTGCTTGAGCGCGCAGGTAAGGAACTGATTGGGGTTGCGATCGCCTAG
- a CDS encoding transposase, which translates to MSKYFRPWNIDQTLLLPPNVQDFVPKGHVSRFMVDLVRESLDLREIMGSYVSGLGQPPFDPRMMVALLLHSYASGLYSSRRIAKACRERNDFVMIVALDAPDFRTISDFRKRHLKALGALFVQVLKLCETAGLVKLGHVALDGTKIKANASKHKAMSYERMKKREAELKAEVARMLAAAEAADASEDETFGNSDELPDWTVDKQKRLAKIQQAMAALEADAKLAAEEERRIEAEKEQQRQAEGRKKPGKPAALPSEEPNPKAQRNFTDPESRIMKSKDGFVQAYNAQAAVDAHAQIIVAQELTQHQARV; encoded by the coding sequence ATGAGCAAGTATTTTCGGCCTTGGAACATCGATCAGACGCTGCTTCTGCCGCCGAATGTGCAGGACTTCGTGCCGAAAGGCCATGTCTCGCGGTTTATGGTTGATCTGGTGCGGGAGAGCCTCGATCTCAGGGAGATCATGGGCAGCTATGTGAGCGGGCTTGGGCAGCCGCCGTTTGATCCGCGGATGATGGTGGCGCTGCTGCTGCATAGCTATGCGAGTGGGCTGTATTCGTCGCGTCGGATTGCCAAGGCCTGCCGGGAGCGGAACGATTTTGTGATGATCGTGGCGCTGGATGCGCCGGATTTTCGGACGATCAGCGACTTTCGCAAGCGACATTTGAAGGCGCTCGGCGCGCTATTCGTGCAGGTTCTGAAGTTGTGCGAGACGGCCGGGCTGGTCAAGCTCGGTCATGTCGCGCTGGATGGTACGAAGATCAAGGCGAACGCGTCGAAACACAAGGCGATGAGTTATGAGCGCATGAAGAAGCGCGAGGCGGAATTGAAGGCCGAGGTCGCTCGCATGCTGGCGGCCGCCGAGGCGGCGGATGCCTCGGAGGATGAGACTTTCGGCAACAGCGACGAACTGCCGGACTGGACCGTCGACAAGCAGAAACGGCTGGCGAAGATCCAGCAAGCGATGGCGGCGCTGGAAGCGGACGCCAAACTGGCGGCGGAGGAAGAGCGCCGCATCGAGGCCGAAAAGGAACAGCAGCGCCAGGCCGAAGGCCGCAAGAAGCCGGGCAAACCGGCGGCGCTGCCATCGGAGGAACCCAATCCCAAGGCGCAACGCAACTTCACCGATCCGGAAAGCCGCATCATGAAGTCGAAGGATGGCTTCGTTCAGGCCTATAATGCCCAGGCGGCCGTCGATGCACATGCCCAGATCATTGTCGCGCAAGAACTGACCCAGCATCAAGCGCGTGTTTGA